From Deinococcus yavapaiensis KR-236, a single genomic window includes:
- a CDS encoding HD domain-containing phosphohydrolase, translated as MIVVLLIVAFAVLARWVDVSAGGFAPLGPAYITLGFALLIAATGLTMIRLGPTRSMRLWLAVLLGGLSGVAFERAFVGGSPALQFLLLLVVTSSVILTWIVGHREVHKRDVARDPLTNLLTREGLTRAYETLPIGTPCGVVMLDLNDLKTVNDIGGHSAGDAHILGVARAIRAAFPGFALVSRWGGDEFLVLVPQAPSERIMKWVKAALAAAPAPTPGVPAFAFGLAEACSPEPLLRAVAVADQDMYDMKSRKYTPGGRDVSWGVEDVVRLLQNLDTVQDLLGEGLEAVRALLGFEGSAVWRVRGDFLTLVEVYGAPSTNVRSASDALRRLEVRLSRGGGVFMPLLSGSTVAVADFTSVRVDREAGALAELQRHGLKSILVAPVHARSEVEWLLTVFSFDTWRTITPQARRVMEVLALRVSHVLERDRVVRLVRETLEGGLLGLGVALEARALEMAGHTDRVVARAQRVGEAMGLSLSQLGELRQGAYLHDIGKLAVPDSVLLKPGPLTSDETAVMRTHAQRGAEIASRIPGLTLGALEVILHHHERWDGSGYPHGLSDDEIPLLARIFAVVDVYDALTSERVYKKAWSSTEAIEELKRQAGCQFDPAVVDAFVKLTAPERAN; from the coding sequence GTGATCGTCGTGCTTCTCATCGTGGCCTTCGCGGTGCTCGCGCGTTGGGTGGATGTCTCGGCGGGCGGATTCGCGCCTCTGGGTCCCGCCTATATCACGCTGGGCTTCGCGTTGCTGATCGCTGCGACCGGCTTGACGATGATTCGACTCGGGCCGACGCGTTCGATGCGGCTGTGGCTGGCGGTACTGCTCGGCGGCCTCAGCGGCGTGGCTTTCGAGCGAGCGTTCGTCGGCGGCAGCCCCGCGCTGCAGTTCCTGCTGCTGCTCGTCGTGACGAGCAGCGTGATCCTGACGTGGATCGTCGGGCACCGCGAGGTGCACAAGCGTGACGTGGCGCGCGATCCTCTCACGAACCTTTTGACGCGCGAAGGTCTCACGCGCGCGTACGAGACGTTGCCGATCGGTACGCCGTGCGGCGTCGTCATGCTGGACCTCAACGACCTCAAGACCGTCAACGACATCGGGGGACACAGCGCGGGCGACGCGCACATCCTGGGCGTCGCCCGCGCGATTCGCGCCGCCTTTCCCGGCTTCGCGCTCGTGAGCCGGTGGGGCGGCGACGAGTTCCTTGTGCTCGTTCCTCAAGCTCCGTCCGAGCGCATCATGAAGTGGGTGAAAGCCGCTCTGGCCGCCGCGCCCGCTCCGACGCCGGGCGTTCCCGCCTTCGCGTTCGGTCTCGCCGAAGCTTGCTCGCCCGAGCCCTTGCTGCGCGCCGTGGCGGTCGCCGACCAAGACATGTACGACATGAAGAGCCGCAAGTACACGCCGGGCGGACGTGACGTGTCGTGGGGCGTGGAGGACGTCGTGCGCCTTTTGCAAAACCTCGACACCGTTCAAGACCTGCTCGGGGAAGGACTGGAAGCCGTGCGGGCGTTGCTGGGCTTCGAGGGCAGCGCGGTGTGGCGGGTGCGCGGCGACTTCCTCACCCTCGTGGAGGTGTACGGCGCGCCCAGCACGAACGTGCGAAGCGCGTCCGACGCCTTGCGGCGCCTAGAAGTGCGCTTGTCGCGCGGCGGCGGCGTCTTCATGCCGCTGCTGAGTGGCAGCACCGTCGCCGTCGCCGATTTCACGAGCGTCCGCGTCGACCGTGAGGCGGGCGCGCTCGCCGAACTGCAACGGCACGGCCTCAAAAGCATTCTCGTGGCGCCCGTGCACGCTCGCAGCGAAGTGGAGTGGCTGCTCACCGTCTTCTCCTTCGACACGTGGCGCACGATCACGCCGCAAGCGCGGCGCGTCATGGAAGTTCTCGCGCTGCGCGTGTCGCATGTCTTGGAGCGCGACCGCGTCGTGCGCCTCGTGCGCGAGACGCTCGAAGGCGGCTTGCTCGGCCTCGGCGTGGCCCTCGAAGCGCGCGCTCTGGAAATGGCCGGTCATACCGACCGCGTCGTGGCGCGCGCCCAGCGAGTCGGCGAGGCGATGGGACTCAGCCTCTCGCAACTCGGCGAGTTACGGCAAGGCGCGTACCTGCACGACATCGGCAAGCTCGCCGTGCCCGACTCGGTGTTGCTCAAACCCGGCCCGCTCACGTCCGACGAGACGGCCGTGATGCGCACCCACGCTCAACGCGGCGCCGAGATCGCGTCGCGCATTCCGGGTCTCACCCTCGGCGCCCTGGAAGTCATCTTGCATCACCACGAGCGCTGGGACGGCTCGGGGTACCCGCACGGCTTGAGCGACGACGAGATTCCGCTGCTGGCACGCATCTTCGCGGTGGTGGACGTCTACGACGCGCTCACGAGCGAACGCGTGTACAAGAAGGCTTGGTCGTCCACCGAAGCGATCGAGGAACTCAAGCGCCAAGCGGGCTGTCAATTCGATCCGGCCGTCGTCGACGCCTTCGTGAAGCTCACCGCGCCCGAGCGCGCGAACTGA
- a CDS encoding DUF6714 family protein, translating to MTDVTRQHLLASIRRAFDDVTLGDGVTLSEARVIDRYGDEAARRAAREQDWQGPWWDLPAQDIDFYSPFSFLDEVGFAYYLPAYLTRSLRHEPMLACSAFEAVMHALSPDPWYDLKARRFERLTDSQASAVLAFVEFAEAHDDDADCWANLYTDVWAYWAERARQPSP from the coding sequence ATGACCGACGTGACGAGACAGCACCTGCTCGCATCCATCCGTCGAGCCTTCGACGACGTGACGCTCGGGGACGGCGTGACGCTGAGCGAAGCGCGCGTCATCGATCGCTACGGAGACGAAGCGGCGCGCCGAGCCGCGCGCGAGCAGGACTGGCAAGGACCGTGGTGGGACCTTCCTGCTCAAGACATCGACTTCTACAGCCCGTTCTCGTTTTTGGACGAGGTCGGCTTCGCGTACTACCTGCCCGCCTACCTGACCCGCTCGCTTCGCCACGAACCGATGCTCGCTTGCAGCGCGTTCGAGGCCGTGATGCACGCCCTCTCGCCCGATCCGTGGTACGACCTCAAGGCCCGCCGATTCGAACGCCTCACCGATTCTCAGGCGTCCGCCGTCCTCGCGTTCGTGGAGTTCGCCGAAGCGCACGACGACGACGCGGACTGCTGGGCGAACCTTTACACCGACGTTTGGGCCTACTGGGCCGAGCGCGCACGACAACCCTCGCCTTGA
- a CDS encoding proline dehydrogenase family protein gives MIDRIYRSAVLGVAGNKAVESVVRTRGWSVAQRFVAGDDLQDAVRAVEELERDGVHGILDLLGEMVTSEEEANTFAEKILAIMDALDGKPYPKYVSIKLSQIGQDLTTASGENLGMVNARRILTRAQHIGAFVRLDMEDHPRVDETLAQFRELASEFGTDTVGTVLQAYLYRTEQDRAALDDLHPNLRIVKGAYLEPETVAMPDKADVDAAYRRLTYAHLKAGNYTAVASHDESIIEDVKRFVIAHGIPKSQFEFQMLYGIRRDLQKRLAKEGFTVRAYIPYGRDWYAYFSRRIAERPANVLFVLRGMLKG, from the coding sequence ATGATCGACCGTATCTACCGCTCCGCCGTCCTCGGGGTGGCGGGCAACAAAGCCGTCGAGAGCGTCGTGCGCACACGCGGCTGGAGCGTCGCGCAGCGCTTCGTGGCAGGCGACGACCTGCAAGACGCCGTCCGCGCCGTCGAGGAACTGGAGCGAGACGGCGTTCACGGCATCCTCGACTTGCTCGGCGAGATGGTCACGAGCGAGGAGGAAGCCAACACCTTCGCCGAGAAGATCCTCGCGATCATGGACGCTCTCGACGGCAAGCCCTACCCGAAGTACGTCTCGATCAAGCTCAGCCAAATCGGGCAAGACCTCACGACGGCGAGCGGCGAAAACCTCGGCATGGTGAACGCACGGCGTATCCTCACGCGCGCCCAGCACATCGGGGCGTTCGTGCGTCTCGACATGGAGGACCACCCGCGCGTCGACGAGACCCTCGCACAATTTCGCGAGCTCGCGTCGGAGTTCGGTACCGACACGGTCGGCACGGTCTTGCAAGCGTACTTGTACCGCACCGAGCAGGACCGCGCCGCCCTCGACGACCTGCACCCGAATCTTCGCATCGTGAAGGGCGCGTACCTGGAGCCCGAGACGGTCGCGATGCCCGACAAGGCCGACGTGGACGCCGCGTACCGCCGTCTCACGTACGCGCACCTCAAGGCGGGAAATTACACGGCGGTCGCCTCGCACGACGAGAGCATCATCGAGGACGTCAAACGCTTCGTGATCGCGCACGGCATTCCCAAGAGTCAATTCGAGTTCCAGATGCTGTACGGCATCCGCCGCGACTTGCAAAAGCGGCTCGCCAAGGAAGGCTTCACCGTGCGCGCCTACATTCCGTACGGGCGCGATTGGTACGCGTACTTTTCTCGCCGCATCGCCGAGCGACCCGCCAACGTCTTGTTCGTGCTGCGCGGCATGCTGAAAGGGTGA
- a CDS encoding P-II family nitrogen regulator, whose translation MKTVVLKRVTIIAEALLEERLVRDVKRLGARGHTVTEVRGEGSRGVRASEWEGHNVKLESIVSPDVADRVLEHLAATYFPHFAVIAYVEDVSVVRGEKYV comes from the coding sequence GTGAAAACCGTCGTCCTCAAACGCGTCACCATCATCGCTGAAGCTTTGCTCGAAGAGCGCCTCGTGCGCGACGTCAAGCGCCTCGGGGCGCGCGGGCACACCGTCACGGAGGTGCGCGGTGAAGGATCGCGCGGCGTGCGCGCCTCCGAGTGGGAAGGGCACAACGTCAAGCTGGAGTCCATCGTGTCGCCCGACGTCGCCGACCGAGTGCTAGAGCACCTCGCCGCGACGTACTTTCCGCATTTCGCCGTGATCGCGTACGTGGAAGACGTCTCGGTCGTGCGCGGCGAGAAATACGTGTAG
- a CDS encoding nucleotidyltransferase domain-containing protein, producing the protein MTDVTALAFRLADRLATVPGIVAVLLGGSRARGAARPDSDLDLGLYYEGPRALNVDALSALCRDVDEGAARPTVPGGWGPWVDGGAWLTVQGQRVDFIYRDLKRVTTSVEDALAGRVTLHAQVGHPHGIHGHHYAAELALGIVLSDVDGRVDRLKSLVKEYPPLLSEALLRQYAWQAEFWLAGALKARGRGDVHWLQGCAFQAVMAMVQTLCARHGVWLTNEKGAVSVAASVPSAPHHFEARVRTALSALDLEAVRTLAREVADSA; encoded by the coding sequence GTGACAGACGTGACCGCGCTCGCCTTCCGCTTGGCCGACCGACTCGCCACGGTGCCCGGCATCGTCGCCGTCCTCTTGGGTGGCTCTCGCGCCCGCGGCGCGGCGCGGCCCGACTCCGATCTCGACTTGGGCTTGTACTACGAAGGCCCGCGCGCCTTGAACGTCGACGCGTTGAGCGCGCTGTGCCGCGACGTGGACGAAGGCGCCGCGCGTCCGACCGTGCCCGGAGGTTGGGGTCCGTGGGTGGACGGCGGCGCTTGGCTGACGGTTCAGGGTCAGCGCGTCGACTTCATCTACCGCGACTTGAAGCGCGTGACGACGAGCGTCGAGGACGCCTTGGCGGGCCGAGTGACGCTGCACGCTCAAGTCGGCCATCCGCATGGAATTCACGGTCACCACTACGCGGCCGAATTGGCGCTCGGAATCGTCTTGAGCGACGTCGATGGTCGTGTCGATCGGTTGAAGTCGCTCGTGAAGGAGTATCCGCCCTTGCTCAGCGAGGCCCTGCTGCGGCAGTACGCCTGGCAAGCGGAGTTTTGGCTCGCCGGGGCCCTCAAGGCGAGAGGGCGCGGCGACGTGCACTGGTTGCAAGGATGCGCTTTTCAAGCTGTCATGGCGATGGTGCAGACGCTATGCGCGCGCCACGGCGTTTGGCTGACGAACGAGAAGGGCGCCGTTTCCGTCGCGGCGAGCGTTCCGAGCGCGCCTCATCACTTCGAGGCGCGAGTTCGGACGGCCCTGTCGGCGCTCGATCTCGAAGCCGTGCGCACGCTGGCGCGGGAAGTCGCCGACTCGGCGTAG
- a CDS encoding alpha/beta fold hydrolase gives MTRSGEVAFQDLQVNGVRLHVAVAGPTSGPLVVLLHGFPEFWYAWRHQLPPLARAGYRVVAPDMRGYDLSDKPVGVEGYKLDLLASDVAELVRAQGRERAVVVGHDWGGVVAWQVAASFPNVVAKLVILNAPHPKAFRRELARNPRQRRKSRYVALFQLPFLPEFLIRRMLPNVAEFFRGTSTRPEGFTDEDAQRYREALSRPGALTAMINYYRALVRFRPVSAFPRIDVSTLLIWGEKDVALEPGNTEDLHKWVPNLRVVRLPMASHWVMSDEPVRVTNLLLDFLGAPASTASPAEASGDNEMLP, from the coding sequence ATGACGCGATCGGGTGAAGTCGCTTTCCAAGACCTCCAAGTCAACGGCGTCCGCTTGCACGTCGCCGTGGCCGGACCGACGAGCGGACCGCTCGTGGTGCTGCTGCACGGATTTCCGGAATTCTGGTACGCGTGGCGGCATCAATTGCCGCCGTTGGCCCGCGCGGGTTACCGCGTCGTGGCTCCCGACATGCGCGGCTACGACTTGTCCGACAAGCCCGTGGGCGTGGAAGGCTACAAATTGGACCTTCTCGCCTCGGACGTCGCCGAGCTCGTGCGGGCTCAGGGACGGGAGCGAGCCGTCGTCGTCGGGCACGATTGGGGCGGCGTCGTCGCGTGGCAAGTCGCGGCGTCGTTTCCGAACGTCGTGGCGAAGCTCGTGATTCTCAACGCGCCTCACCCGAAGGCGTTTCGCCGCGAGCTCGCTCGCAATCCTCGGCAGCGGCGCAAGTCGCGGTACGTGGCGTTGTTCCAACTGCCGTTCCTGCCGGAGTTCCTGATTCGCCGAATGCTTCCTAACGTCGCCGAGTTCTTCAGGGGCACGAGCACGCGGCCCGAAGGCTTCACCGACGAGGACGCCCAACGATACCGCGAAGCGCTCTCGCGGCCCGGCGCGCTCACCGCGATGATCAACTACTACCGCGCGCTCGTCCGCTTCCGACCTGTATCGGCGTTTCCACGAATCGACGTTTCCACGCTTCTGATCTGGGGCGAGAAGGACGTCGCCTTGGAGCCCGGCAACACCGAGGACTTGCACAAGTGGGTGCCGAACCTGCGCGTCGTGCGCCTCCCCATGGCTTCGCACTGGGTCATGAGCGACGAGCCGGTTCGCGTGACCAACTTGCTGCTCGACTTTCTCGGCGCACCCGCTTCGACGGCGAGTCCAGCGGAGGCCAGCGGTGACAACGAAATGCTGCCGTGA
- the pruA gene encoding L-glutamate gamma-semialdehyde dehydrogenase: MLKLTPFKNEPFTDFSLPENKKAYEDALAKVRATLGRTYPLVIGGKRMETKETIASTNPAKHSEVVGYTAKATKEDAEYALEVAWKAWEDWKTWSMDARARILVKAAAILRRRKHEFSALMSLEAGKSWAEADADTAEAIDFLEYYARQSMKYAVPGETHDFPHEENRLHHIPIGVGVSISPWNFPFAIFTGMLAAPIVVGNCVIAKPAEDTGVIAAWVVDVMLEAGLPEGVLAFLPGLGEEVGDYLVKHPKTRFVTFTGSRQVGLMINENAAKVQPGQKWLKRVVLEMGGKDALIVDETADLDEAATAAVQSAFGFAGQKCSAMSRLIVVDEVHDALIEKVVEKTKALKVGSGEENANVTPLVNAESFEKVARYIEIGKTEGKLLAGGNVDNSVGHFVEPTIFDDVEPGAKVSQDEIFGPVVAVIRAKNFDEALKIANGTEYGLTGGVFTKKRERIERARTEFEVGNLYINRKITGALVGVQPFGGFNMSGTDSKAGGPNYLEYFLQLKTVAERY; the protein is encoded by the coding sequence ATGTTGAAACTCACTCCGTTCAAGAACGAGCCGTTCACCGACTTCAGCCTGCCCGAGAACAAGAAAGCTTACGAGGACGCCCTCGCGAAGGTCCGCGCGACGCTGGGGCGCACGTACCCGCTCGTGATCGGCGGCAAGCGCATGGAAACCAAGGAGACCATCGCCAGCACGAATCCCGCCAAGCACAGCGAAGTCGTGGGTTACACGGCCAAGGCGACGAAAGAAGACGCCGAGTACGCCCTCGAAGTCGCTTGGAAGGCCTGGGAGGACTGGAAGACGTGGAGCATGGACGCCCGCGCGCGCATCCTCGTGAAGGCGGCGGCGATCCTGCGGCGCCGCAAGCACGAGTTCTCGGCTCTCATGAGTTTGGAGGCGGGCAAGAGCTGGGCCGAGGCGGACGCCGACACCGCCGAGGCCATCGACTTCCTGGAATACTACGCGCGCCAAAGCATGAAGTACGCGGTGCCGGGCGAGACGCACGACTTTCCGCACGAAGAGAACCGTCTGCATCACATCCCGATCGGCGTGGGCGTGTCGATCTCGCCGTGGAACTTTCCCTTCGCGATCTTCACGGGCATGCTCGCCGCGCCGATCGTCGTGGGCAACTGCGTCATCGCCAAGCCCGCCGAGGACACCGGCGTCATCGCCGCGTGGGTCGTGGACGTCATGCTCGAGGCGGGGTTGCCCGAAGGCGTCCTCGCGTTCCTGCCGGGCCTCGGTGAGGAAGTCGGCGACTACCTCGTGAAGCACCCGAAGACGCGCTTCGTGACCTTTACGGGATCGCGTCAAGTGGGCCTCATGATCAACGAGAACGCCGCGAAAGTGCAGCCCGGCCAGAAGTGGCTCAAGCGCGTCGTGCTGGAGATGGGCGGAAAAGACGCGCTCATCGTGGACGAAACGGCGGACCTCGACGAAGCGGCGACGGCCGCCGTGCAAAGCGCCTTCGGCTTCGCCGGTCAGAAGTGCTCGGCGATGAGCCGCCTCATCGTCGTGGACGAGGTGCACGACGCCTTGATCGAAAAGGTCGTCGAGAAGACGAAGGCTCTCAAGGTCGGTTCCGGCGAGGAGAACGCGAACGTCACGCCGCTCGTGAACGCCGAGAGCTTCGAGAAGGTCGCGCGGTACATCGAGATCGGCAAGACGGAAGGCAAGCTTCTCGCGGGCGGCAACGTCGATAATTCCGTCGGACATTTCGTCGAGCCCACGATCTTCGATGACGTCGAGCCGGGCGCGAAGGTATCCCAAGACGAGATCTTCGGTCCCGTGGTCGCCGTGATTCGCGCCAAGAACTTCGACGAGGCCCTCAAGATCGCCAACGGCACCGAGTACGGCCTCACGGGCGGCGTGTTCACGAAGAAGCGCGAGCGCATCGAGCGGGCCCGCACCGAGTTCGAAGTCGGCAACTTGTACATCAACCGCAAGATCACCGGCGCGCTCGTGGGCGTGCAGCCCTTCGGCGGCTTCAACATGAGCGGCACGGACTCCAAGGCGGGCGGCCCGAACTATTTGGAGTACTTCCTGCAACTCAAGACGGTGGCCGAGCGCTACTGA
- a CDS encoding DUF6714 family protein → MTKDELLAMIRAAFEDVTLGSGVSLREADVIDSYGSLEERKAARALDRKDAWWELPSDDLQNPWPISFLDDAGFAFYLPAYLTDALRSDLQRDSTNIALFALNPSNLVENFGAITPPQAAAIAAFLEYAEEHDPNENIFYSDAWSYWAERSRSLS, encoded by the coding sequence ATGACCAAAGACGAATTGCTGGCGATGATTCGAGCGGCGTTCGAGGACGTGACACTTGGAAGCGGCGTGAGCCTGCGGGAAGCGGACGTCATCGATTCGTACGGATCGCTCGAGGAACGCAAAGCCGCCCGCGCGCTCGATCGCAAGGACGCGTGGTGGGAACTTCCCAGCGACGACTTGCAAAATCCATGGCCGATCTCGTTTCTCGACGACGCGGGCTTCGCGTTCTACCTTCCCGCGTACCTCACCGACGCGCTGCGAAGCGACTTGCAACGCGACAGCACCAACATCGCGCTCTTCGCGCTCAATCCGTCCAACCTCGTCGAAAACTTCGGCGCGATCACGCCGCCGCAAGCCGCCGCGATCGCCGCCTTTCTGGAGTACGCCGAGGAGCACGACCCGAACGAGAACATTTTCTACTCGGACGCCTGGTCGTACTGGGCCGAGCGTTCCAGGAGCCTCTCATGA
- a CDS encoding Gfo/Idh/MocA family protein, which produces MPPVTAVLLGAGNRGADVYGAWALAHPESLRIVAVAEPDDAKRATFAASHGIPSEGQFARWHDLLARPKLADAAIVALPDREHEASGQATLRAGYHTMLEKPIASTLDGTRRVVDAARNADVVLMLGYVLRYTPFFRAVRDVVRSGRLGDVVNLEWRENVHALHFAHSYVRGNWRREVDSSPMLLAKASHDLDLLTWITGRRIERLSSFASLLHFREEHAPPGAPQRCLDGCPVADACPFYAPKTYLTQSVGWPTSVISPDPSFEAREQALQTGPYGRCVYRSDNDVVDHQVVAFQFDSGASGTLTVHGHSAVEGRTLRIDGMKATLRGTFTGASQEITIQDHDEASFRGGAQPEVVPITAPTGMSGGGHGGGDDGLMHTFVGAVRSGSPLPLDLEVESHVLAFAAEDARRSGRVVTL; this is translated from the coding sequence ATGCCGCCCGTCACGGCCGTCCTGCTCGGCGCGGGCAATCGCGGCGCCGACGTGTACGGGGCTTGGGCGCTCGCGCATCCCGAGTCGTTGAGGATCGTGGCCGTGGCCGAGCCCGACGACGCCAAGCGCGCGACGTTCGCCGCTTCGCACGGCATCCCGAGCGAGGGGCAGTTCGCGCGCTGGCACGACCTGCTCGCCCGCCCGAAGCTCGCCGACGCCGCCATCGTCGCCCTGCCCGACCGTGAGCACGAGGCGAGCGGCCAAGCGACGCTGCGGGCGGGTTACCACACGATGCTCGAAAAGCCCATCGCGTCCACCTTGGACGGCACGCGCCGCGTGGTGGACGCGGCGCGCAACGCGGACGTCGTGCTGATGTTGGGGTACGTGCTGCGTTACACGCCCTTCTTCCGCGCCGTCCGAGACGTCGTGCGAAGCGGGCGTCTCGGGGACGTCGTGAACTTGGAGTGGCGCGAGAACGTCCACGCGCTGCACTTCGCGCACTCGTACGTGCGCGGCAACTGGCGACGAGAAGTCGACAGCAGCCCGATGCTCTTGGCGAAGGCCAGCCACGACCTCGACTTGCTCACGTGGATCACGGGTCGGCGCATCGAGCGGTTGTCGAGCTTCGCGAGCTTGCTGCACTTCCGAGAAGAACACGCGCCGCCCGGAGCGCCTCAGCGCTGCCTCGACGGTTGCCCGGTCGCGGACGCCTGTCCGTTTTACGCTCCGAAGACGTACCTCACGCAGAGCGTCGGATGGCCCACGAGCGTCATTTCGCCCGACCCGAGCTTCGAGGCGCGCGAGCAGGCCCTGCAGACCGGACCGTACGGCCGCTGCGTGTATCGAAGCGACAACGACGTCGTCGATCATCAAGTCGTCGCGTTTCAATTCGACTCCGGCGCGAGCGGCACCCTCACGGTGCACGGACACAGCGCGGTCGAGGGACGCACCCTGCGAATCGACGGCATGAAGGCCACGTTGCGCGGCACTTTCACGGGCGCCTCGCAGGAAATCACGATTCAAGACCACGACGAGGCCAGCTTCCGAGGTGGCGCCCAACCCGAAGTCGTTCCGATCACCGCGCCGACGGGCATGTCGGGCGGCGGTCACGGCGGAGGGGACGACGGCCTCATGCACACCTTCGTGGGCGCCGTGCGAAGCGGCTCTCCCCTGCCCCTCGACTTGGAGGTCGAAAGCCACGTCTTGGCGTTCGCGGCGGAAGACGCACGGCGAAGCGGCCGCGTGGTGACGTTATGA
- a CDS encoding sodium-dependent bicarbonate transport family permease: protein MLPYRLVDALDLLRLNLLSPMVLAFVLGMVAVFVRSDLRLPEALYTSLSIYLLLSIGLKGGAELSETPFATLVLPALATLVLGVTIPVVVYAVMRRVGRFGVADAAAVAAHYGSVSAVTFTAAITTMSALDVRVEGFMPALVALLEVPAIVVALSIARSRLEVSAPGAASGRAEVWRELLTGRSLFVLLGGLVIGALGGKAGLAQVAPFFVDPFKGALVLFLLEMGMVAAGRIRDLKKVGPFVIGFGLLAPIVNGSVGVLLATLSGLSIGGSTILGVMAASASYIAAPAAVRIALPQANPALYLGASLGVTFPFNLSVGIPLMYALSRALHGLM, encoded by the coding sequence GTGTTACCGTATCGCCTCGTGGACGCCCTCGACTTGTTGCGGCTGAACCTGCTTTCGCCGATGGTGCTGGCGTTCGTGCTCGGCATGGTCGCCGTGTTCGTACGCAGCGATTTGCGCCTTCCCGAGGCGCTGTACACGTCGCTGTCGATCTACCTGCTCCTCTCGATCGGCCTCAAGGGGGGCGCCGAGCTGTCGGAGACGCCCTTCGCGACCCTCGTGCTGCCCGCGCTAGCGACCCTCGTGCTGGGCGTGACGATTCCCGTCGTGGTGTACGCCGTGATGCGCCGCGTCGGGCGATTCGGCGTGGCGGACGCGGCGGCCGTCGCCGCGCACTACGGTTCGGTGAGCGCCGTGACGTTCACGGCGGCGATCACGACGATGTCGGCGCTCGACGTTCGCGTGGAAGGCTTCATGCCCGCCCTCGTCGCCTTGCTGGAAGTCCCGGCGATCGTCGTGGCGCTCTCCATCGCCCGCTCGCGTTTGGAAGTGAGCGCGCCCGGCGCCGCGAGCGGGCGCGCCGAGGTGTGGCGAGAGCTTCTCACGGGCCGCAGCCTGTTCGTGCTGCTCGGCGGGCTCGTGATCGGCGCGCTCGGCGGCAAGGCGGGCCTCGCGCAAGTCGCGCCGTTCTTCGTCGATCCCTTCAAGGGCGCGCTCGTGCTGTTCTTGTTGGAGATGGGCATGGTGGCGGCGGGGCGCATTCGGGATTTGAAGAAGGTCGGCCCTTTCGTGATCGGCTTCGGTCTGCTCGCGCCGATCGTGAACGGCTCGGTCGGCGTGCTGCTCGCGACGCTCTCGGGCTTGTCGATCGGGGGCAGCACGATTCTCGGCGTGATGGCGGCGAGCGCGTCGTACATCGCCGCGCCCGCCGCCGTGCGCATCGCGCTTCCACAAGCCAATCCCGCGCTGTACCTCGGCGCGTCGCTCGGAGTGACCTTCCCGTTCAACCTCAGCGTGGGAATTCCCCTCATGTACGCCCTTTCGCGGGCGCTTCACGGCCTGATGTGA